In the genome of Desulfovibrio desulfuricans, one region contains:
- a CDS encoding type I restriction-modification system subunit M has product MTIDFNQIESRLWAAADQLWANTGLKPSEFSNPVLGLIFLRYAERKFLEAEAALIAKGLDAAEIEKFDYQAEGALYLSANARFSYLLNLAEGQDVGKAINEAMAAVEQENEELKGVLPRSYGKLPNPVLIELLRLMNSLGEIEGDAFGKIYEYFLGKFAMAEGQKGGVFYTPTSIVQLIVEIIEPFHGKIFDPACGSGGMFVQSAAFVQRRNKRASEQLTVFGAEKANDTVKLAKMNLAVHGLSGDIRESNSYYEDPHKALGRSDFVMANPPFNVSGVDKKRVKDDPRFPFGIPTPDNANYLWIQLFYTALNKTGRAGFVMANSAGDARGAELEIRKKLIQSGGVDVIVSVGPNFFYTVTLPCTLWFFDKGKTKGERKDQVLFIDARSIYRQVSKAIREFLPEQIEFLSNIVRLWRGEAVETCAGSQEMLQQHFPEGAYQDIAGMCKVATLADIEGQGWSLNPGRYVGVANRAIEDFDFVERLEELNEEFEGLNNEARELEKLLSSNLTKLMGAS; this is encoded by the coding sequence ATGACTATCGACTTTAATCAAATTGAATCCCGCCTCTGGGCTGCCGCCGACCAGTTGTGGGCTAACACCGGGCTGAAGCCCTCCGAATTTTCCAATCCGGTTTTGGGGTTGATATTCCTGCGCTACGCGGAAAGAAAATTTCTGGAAGCTGAGGCCGCGTTAATCGCGAAAGGGCTGGACGCTGCCGAGATCGAGAAGTTCGACTATCAGGCGGAGGGCGCACTCTACCTGTCTGCCAATGCCCGCTTTTCCTACCTGCTCAACCTGGCCGAAGGGCAAGACGTAGGCAAAGCCATCAATGAGGCCATGGCGGCTGTTGAGCAGGAAAACGAAGAACTGAAGGGCGTGCTGCCCCGCTCCTACGGCAAGCTCCCCAACCCCGTCCTGATCGAATTGCTGCGCCTGATGAACAGCCTCGGGGAGATCGAAGGGGACGCCTTTGGCAAAATTTACGAGTACTTCCTCGGCAAGTTCGCAATGGCTGAAGGCCAGAAGGGCGGCGTGTTCTACACCCCGACCAGTATTGTTCAACTGATCGTCGAAATCATCGAGCCCTTCCACGGCAAAATATTTGATCCGGCCTGCGGTTCCGGGGGTATGTTTGTTCAGAGCGCCGCCTTCGTGCAGCGCCGCAACAAACGCGCCAGCGAACAACTCACCGTCTTTGGCGCCGAGAAGGCCAACGACACGGTGAAGCTCGCCAAAATGAACCTTGCGGTGCATGGCCTCTCGGGGGACATCCGGGAATCCAACTCCTACTACGAAGACCCGCACAAGGCCCTCGGCAGGTCCGATTTCGTCATGGCCAACCCGCCCTTCAATGTCTCGGGCGTCGATAAGAAGCGTGTGAAGGATGACCCAAGGTTCCCCTTTGGCATCCCGACCCCTGACAACGCCAACTACCTATGGATTCAGCTTTTCTACACCGCCCTGAACAAGACGGGCCGCGCCGGCTTTGTCATGGCGAACTCGGCGGGGGACGCACGGGGAGCGGAACTGGAAATCCGCAAAAAGCTGATCCAGAGCGGCGGCGTGGATGTGATCGTATCGGTCGGTCCCAACTTCTTCTACACCGTGACCCTGCCGTGTACCCTGTGGTTCTTCGACAAGGGCAAGACCAAGGGCGAGCGCAAGGACCAGGTGCTGTTCATTGACGCACGGAGCATCTATCGGCAGGTCAGCAAGGCAATCCGCGAGTTTCTGCCCGAGCAGATCGAGTTTCTCTCCAACATCGTGCGTCTATGGCGTGGAGAGGCGGTCGAAACGTGCGCGGGGAGCCAGGAAATGCTCCAGCAGCATTTCCCCGAGGGGGCCTATCAAGACATCGCCGGCATGTGCAAGGTGGCGACGCTGGCCGACATTGAAGGCCAAGGATGGAGCCTGAATCCGGGGCGGTATGTGGGGGTGGCGAATCGGGCAATAGAAGATTTTGATTTCGTAGAACGCCTTGAAGAATTGAATGAGGAGTTTGAAGGGCTTAATAATGAGGCGAGAGAGTTGGAGAAGTTGCTCTCTAGTAATCTGACAAAGTTGATGGGGGCAAGCTAA
- a CDS encoding tyrosine-type recombinase/integrase — MKLTKKNIEALQATGKRYAVFDKDVTGFAVRIGASGDKSFYLVYRAGKGRAATKRWLRLGTFPTMSVEQARNVAKQRAAQVALGEDPAELINEDKIAPTIQVAFTSFFEQHDTKVKNSTSAAYHRIAMQYIFPAMGNIKVGAVQYRHVASLHYVMKDTPYQANRMAALLSKFFGWCEKNGYRDRGSNPVVGLEKYEEKKRKVFMGREELEALGNAFLVMEAHGYADPKTGKITAFDPTIAAALKLMLFTGARCMEVLTLKWDYVDNDRGIANLPDSKTGAKALHLPPPALAVLASLPHINEYCFPGRRGTGHIVNVKDTWRRLLETARLTGWRIHDLRHAYASYAACSGKSLPVIGAILGHTQAATTARYAHLADNPVAIAAAETAAQIQKDFSGGKVLPFKKTAE, encoded by the coding sequence ATGAAGCTGACAAAAAAAAACATTGAGGCGCTGCAAGCCACAGGGAAGCGGTATGCCGTGTTTGATAAAGATGTAACAGGCTTTGCTGTACGGATTGGGGCCTCTGGCGATAAATCTTTTTATCTGGTTTACAGGGCTGGAAAGGGGCGAGCGGCCACAAAAAGGTGGCTCCGTCTCGGAACATTTCCAACTATGTCAGTTGAGCAGGCTCGCAATGTTGCCAAGCAGAGAGCCGCTCAAGTTGCCCTTGGAGAAGATCCTGCAGAGCTGATAAACGAGGATAAGATTGCACCAACAATACAAGTAGCCTTTACATCTTTTTTTGAACAGCATGACACAAAAGTAAAAAATAGCACATCAGCTGCATACCACCGAATAGCAATGCAGTATATTTTCCCAGCCATGGGAAACATTAAAGTTGGAGCGGTCCAGTATCGACACGTCGCCTCTCTTCACTACGTGATGAAAGACACTCCGTACCAAGCGAATCGAATGGCGGCTCTGCTATCAAAGTTTTTTGGCTGGTGCGAAAAAAACGGATATCGAGATCGTGGAAGTAATCCTGTTGTTGGCCTTGAGAAGTATGAAGAAAAAAAACGCAAGGTCTTCATGGGGCGGGAAGAACTGGAAGCATTGGGGAATGCCTTCCTTGTAATGGAAGCTCATGGCTATGCAGATCCTAAAACGGGCAAAATAACGGCTTTTGACCCCACTATTGCCGCCGCCCTTAAGCTAATGCTTTTTACTGGTGCGCGGTGCATGGAAGTGCTTACCCTCAAATGGGACTATGTTGACAATGATAGGGGAATTGCCAACCTTCCAGACTCAAAGACAGGTGCAAAGGCGCTCCACCTCCCTCCGCCAGCACTCGCTGTGCTGGCCTCGCTCCCTCACATTAATGAATACTGTTTTCCGGGCAGGAGAGGAACTGGGCACATTGTAAACGTCAAAGATACATGGAGGCGACTTCTCGAAACTGCCCGGCTTACAGGCTGGCGTATTCATGATTTACGCCACGCCTATGCCAGTTATGCCGCATGTTCTGGCAAGAGCCTGCCCGTTATCGGGGCCATCCTTGGACATACTCAGGCGGCGACAACAGCACGCTATGCTCATCTCGCGGATAATCCCGTCGCCATTGCCGCAGCCGAAACAGCTGCGCAAATTCAGAAGGATTTTAGCGGCGGCAAAGTTCTGCCCTTCAAAAAGACCGCTGAGTAG
- a CDS encoding cobaltochelatase CobT-related protein gives MVRTKDVLNCLPLLASILGDRYGVQVYIGGKEACTNGKVIHLPSLPIDCEPELLALAKGFTDHEAAHIRHTDFGVLKAANLDPVAFNLFNCLEDWRVEKMLSGIFPGCRRNLNWLIRRFFVEQAQPRAGDDSPALAVLDYVLLTVRAWDVDEVNPARQHAASIVEQHFPSLIEVLDAILVKVYIHCPDTAAAVEYARQIAICVRQWEPPQSTATSEDTNKNGQGATPRAIGEANDSATQINQQSEPVQLPSALPLKALFHAEAQDLPQQLGEIMSIALANSSAESAGDALTVAVEGTRHAASLPAEQKLQALQASIALRTRLRGFLQAQTLRCCSIGRRGTLHANSLHRLQVGNARVFQKESEHQGVNTAVHILLDVSGSMAGAPVNLANRACFVVATALSHIGGVNPAVTAFPATMVTNSVFPIMRHGQAVPDMFDIRASGGTPLAGALWWVLQTMLPLKEQRKMILIITDGMPDNQLAANNAIGVAQKLGFEVYGLGIRDKHITHLLPHTSRVVNDLPDLVPAMFAMLQAALLKGGAV, from the coding sequence ATGGTACGCACAAAAGACGTTCTCAACTGTCTGCCCTTGCTGGCGTCCATCCTTGGCGACCGCTATGGTGTGCAGGTATATATTGGCGGCAAGGAAGCCTGTACCAACGGTAAAGTTATCCATCTGCCATCGTTGCCCATTGATTGTGAGCCGGAATTATTGGCTCTGGCCAAGGGGTTCACAGACCATGAGGCTGCCCATATACGGCACACAGATTTTGGCGTGCTGAAAGCTGCAAACCTTGATCCAGTGGCTTTCAATTTGTTCAACTGTCTTGAGGATTGGCGTGTTGAAAAAATGCTGTCAGGCATTTTCCCTGGCTGCAGGCGAAACCTGAACTGGCTGATACGACGATTCTTTGTAGAGCAAGCACAGCCAAGGGCCGGGGATGATTCCCCGGCCCTTGCTGTTTTGGACTATGTGCTGTTGACCGTGCGAGCCTGGGATGTGGATGAGGTGAACCCGGCACGGCAACACGCGGCGAGCATCGTGGAGCAGCACTTCCCCAGCTTGATAGAGGTTCTGGATGCCATCTTGGTCAAGGTTTACATCCATTGCCCGGATACTGCGGCAGCAGTCGAGTATGCTCGACAAATTGCCATATGCGTCAGGCAGTGGGAACCACCTCAGTCAACTGCAACCAGCGAAGACACGAATAAAAATGGTCAGGGAGCCACACCAAGGGCGATAGGGGAAGCCAACGATTCTGCCACACAAATCAACCAGCAATCTGAACCGGTCCAACTGCCGAGTGCTTTACCGCTCAAGGCCTTGTTTCATGCAGAAGCGCAGGATCTCCCCCAGCAACTCGGCGAAATTATGTCTATTGCGCTTGCCAATAGCAGCGCAGAATCCGCTGGTGACGCACTGACCGTGGCCGTGGAAGGCACCCGACATGCAGCCTCCTTGCCAGCAGAGCAGAAGCTGCAAGCGTTACAGGCCAGCATTGCCCTGCGCACTCGCCTTCGGGGATTTCTGCAGGCGCAAACCCTGAGGTGTTGCAGCATCGGGCGTAGAGGGACACTGCATGCCAATTCGCTACACCGTCTGCAGGTTGGCAATGCTCGTGTTTTCCAAAAAGAGTCAGAGCATCAAGGCGTTAACACCGCTGTTCATATCCTGCTGGATGTAAGCGGTAGCATGGCTGGCGCACCGGTTAATCTTGCCAATCGAGCCTGCTTTGTGGTGGCAACTGCACTGAGCCATATCGGTGGCGTGAACCCCGCAGTGACAGCGTTCCCTGCCACAATGGTCACGAACTCTGTATTCCCCATCATGCGACACGGACAGGCGGTGCCAGATATGTTCGACATTCGGGCTTCTGGCGGCACACCCTTGGCTGGGGCTTTGTGGTGGGTGTTGCAAACCATGCTGCCTCTTAAAGAGCAACGCAAGATGATCCTGATTATCACTGACGGCATGCCGGACAACCAACTGGCTGCAAACAATGCCATAGGGGTGGCCCAAAAACTTGGATTTGAAGTTTATGGTCTTGGCATTCGGGATAAACACATCACGCACCTGCTGCCGCACACCAGCCGGGTAGTCAACGACTTGCCCGACCTGGTGCCTGCCATGTTTGCCATGCTGCAGGCGGCATTGCTTAAAGGTGGTGCGGTATGA
- a CDS encoding DUF3150 domain-containing protein, whose protein sequence is MAQLVSDIRILDNLLALNLNVSLWSARRKMSQEDLGDAELPPEDLASLGSKRIANPENLKVFGTLKARAFNYLDRHGVRFMSGWAIPEEKAGEIVQELLNIRTEFQKEKEAFLADYDQNVQAWIEKHHQWGEIIRNSLVGPDYVRARMDFRWQLYKVAPLEQHTDNTAVLEAGLAEEVQGLGGTLFDEVAKSADDIWRRVYHGKTEVTHKALSPLRTLHAKLTGLSFVEPHVAPVTDIVQAALLRMPKKGNITGTDLLLLQGLVCLLKDSAALVGHAQKVVEGYGPAFVLDALLAGPDVIHEPDGLAGQMDNTMGGNMDDEPILPEIPVADSALPHPAIPSLGLW, encoded by the coding sequence ATGGCACAACTTGTTTCTGACATCCGCATTCTTGATAACTTGCTGGCTCTCAACCTTAACGTCAGCTTGTGGTCAGCCCGACGCAAAATGAGTCAGGAAGATCTGGGCGACGCAGAGCTGCCCCCCGAAGACTTGGCATCGCTGGGTTCCAAGCGCATTGCCAACCCGGAGAACCTCAAAGTGTTCGGCACGCTCAAGGCCCGCGCCTTCAACTACCTTGATCGGCATGGGGTGCGATTTATGTCCGGCTGGGCCATACCCGAAGAAAAAGCCGGCGAAATCGTGCAGGAGCTGCTTAACATCCGCACCGAATTCCAGAAAGAAAAGGAAGCGTTTCTAGCTGACTATGACCAAAATGTGCAGGCATGGATTGAGAAGCACCATCAGTGGGGCGAAATTATCCGTAACTCTCTTGTAGGGCCTGACTATGTTCGCGCCCGTATGGATTTCCGCTGGCAGCTGTACAAGGTGGCCCCGCTTGAACAGCACACAGACAACACCGCTGTGCTGGAAGCCGGGCTGGCGGAAGAGGTGCAGGGCCTTGGCGGCACCCTGTTTGATGAGGTGGCCAAGTCGGCTGACGATATATGGCGCAGGGTTTATCATGGCAAAACGGAGGTAACCCACAAGGCGCTTTCGCCGCTGCGTACCCTACATGCCAAGCTCACGGGCTTGTCATTTGTCGAGCCGCATGTGGCCCCGGTGACTGACATCGTGCAGGCTGCACTGCTGCGCATGCCCAAGAAGGGCAACATCACAGGCACAGATCTGCTGCTGTTGCAAGGGCTGGTCTGCCTGCTCAAGGACAGTGCGGCCCTTGTGGGCCACGCCCAAAAAGTTGTTGAGGGCTACGGCCCGGCGTTTGTGCTTGATGCCCTGTTGGCTGGTCCGGACGTTATCCACGAGCCGGACGGCCTTGCTGGACAGATGGATAACACCATGGGTGGGAATATGGACGATGAACCCATCCTGCCTGAGATTCCCGTGGCTGACAGCGCTTTGCCGCATCCTGCCATCCCCAGCCTTGGTCTGTGGTGA
- a CDS encoding ERF family protein — translation MLSKENFHMNQYQSESITDLAKALLNVQRTVQPMAKDAENPFTKSWYASLNSVMDACRDALIENGIWLCQYPVPAEQPNSLGLVTKLTHAESGQWQSSLAVVPLPKADPQGMGSAITYARRYALTAMLGMVTEDDDGEGAKNGKKSPTRPKLPVIAPGSQKTRQREPSIKNNLSSPSNRPSSSLESLPPLEGVTYQQVTAQDGRPCIIATGNTQAKKELLTGSGFLWSPQRKLWWKYVDAA, via the coding sequence TTGCTATCCAAGGAGAATTTTCATATGAACCAATACCAATCAGAAAGCATCACCGACTTGGCCAAGGCCTTGCTCAACGTCCAGCGCACCGTGCAACCTATGGCCAAGGATGCTGAAAATCCTTTTACCAAAAGCTGGTACGCCAGCCTCAACAGCGTCATGGACGCCTGTCGCGATGCGCTTATCGAAAACGGCATCTGGCTGTGCCAGTACCCTGTGCCTGCGGAGCAGCCCAACTCTCTCGGCCTGGTCACCAAGCTCACCCATGCGGAGTCCGGGCAGTGGCAAAGCTCTCTGGCCGTGGTTCCTTTGCCCAAGGCCGACCCGCAGGGCATGGGATCGGCAATCACTTATGCTCGCCGCTACGCGTTAACCGCCATGTTGGGCATGGTAACCGAAGATGACGATGGCGAAGGGGCTAAAAATGGCAAAAAATCGCCTACCCGACCAAAATTGCCCGTAATCGCCCCTGGATCGCAAAAAACGCGGCAACGCGAGCCTTCCATCAAAAACAACCTTTCAAGCCCCTCAAATCGCCCGTCATCCAGCCTTGAAAGCCTTCCACCACTTGAAGGCGTCACCTACCAGCAAGTTACAGCTCAGGACGGACGCCCTTGCATCATTGCCACCGGCAATACACAAGCCAAAAAGGAATTACTTACCGGCTCGGGCTTCCTCTGGAGCCCGCAGAGAAAATTGTGGTGGAAATATGTTGATGCTGCATAG
- a CDS encoding DUF2188 domain-containing protein: protein MPKKPGSHHVVPNADGGWDVKKDGATRSSGHFDKKQEAVDAGRNISQNQGTEFYIHGKDGKIQNKDSHGNDPYPPKG, encoded by the coding sequence GTGCCAAAGAAACCAGGATCACATCATGTCGTACCCAACGCCGACGGCGGTTGGGACGTCAAGAAAGATGGGGCGACCCGCAGCAGCGGCCACTTCGACAAGAAGCAGGAGGCCGTTGATGCCGGGCGCAATATCAGCCAGAACCAAGGCACCGAGTTCTACATCCACGGCAAGGACGGGAAGATCCAGAATAAGGACAGCCACGGGAACGATCCATATCCGCCGAAGGGGTGA
- a CDS encoding AAA family ATPase has translation MRILQVRFKNLNSLVGEWQIDLMHPAFASDGIFAITGPTGAGKTTILDAICLALYGRTPRLNKVTKSGNEIMSRQTGECFAEVTFETQTGRYRCHWSQHRARKKPDGELQAPKHEIANADSGEIFESKIRGVADQIESATGMDFDRFTRSMLLAQGGFAAFLQAAPDDRAPILEQITGTEIYSQISIRAHERQREEREKLNLLQAETAGIVILEPEQEQEIGQALEAKLKDETDLAARAAEIGKAIAWLTTIYGLRKEVVNLADEASKLQGDIEAFKPDREKLGRALSAASLDGAYATLTATRKQQADDSVGLKAEEEALPGLESSAKEQAEVLKSAEQQTARAKEELKAAAPTLQKVRSLDQKLADQKKAVSEEDQGCKKAMAKIDADKKARLEEQDKRSKAHATLDLVDGYLKEHAQDEWLISGLAGIEEQIGGLLSKQNEIVQKDAAQEAANTTLEMATKSLDDCQKQSGIRKQKLEDALKQLQQGKDALSQLLGDRLLREYRTEKETLLREIAFLTKIAELEDHRAKLEDGKPCPLCGATEHPFAEGNVPVPDETEKKIDALTRLISKAEDQEVAIKKLEEAESLARKNLTEAEKLESAAANDKKAAEKALAEVKDGLVKLRADFAERRQAVTTKLQPLGIADISETDISSLIETLKARLKAWQAQVKKKADIEKQIADIDSEVKRLDAIIETQSTALAEKLERLETLKKELATGSDERNALYGDKNPDDEERRFNKAISDAEGSEKQVRERHNELQQQWNTAKAHVESLKKRIDIREPELRRLETEFSAALVPVGFSDEEQFLAARLSSERKAELAATAKDLDERQTDLKARQKDRETRLATEVARKLTDKSLEELEPQFKEQEETLKELRDIIAGLKHKLSENAAAKERIKEKQTAIEAQKKECRRWENLHELIGSADGKKYRNFAQGLTFEMMIGHANRQLQKMTDRYLLARDDAQPLELNVVDNYQAGEIRSTKNLSGGESFIVSLSLALGLSHMASKNVRVDSLFLDEGFGTLDEEALDTALETLAGLQQDGKLIGVISHVPALKERISTQIQVTPQTGGRSQIAGPGCGRLGATELAVEAG, from the coding sequence ATGAGAATACTGCAAGTACGCTTCAAGAATCTGAACTCGCTGGTCGGCGAATGGCAAATCGACCTGATGCACCCGGCCTTCGCGTCTGATGGCATCTTTGCCATAACAGGTCCCACCGGCGCGGGGAAAACCACGATCCTCGATGCTATTTGTCTCGCACTTTATGGGCGGACGCCTCGCCTGAACAAGGTCACCAAGAGCGGAAACGAAATCATGTCCCGCCAGACCGGCGAGTGCTTTGCCGAGGTGACCTTCGAAACCCAGACCGGGCGTTACCGCTGTCACTGGAGTCAACACCGGGCACGCAAGAAGCCGGATGGCGAGCTCCAGGCCCCGAAGCACGAAATTGCCAATGCCGATTCCGGCGAGATTTTCGAATCCAAGATCAGAGGGGTTGCCGACCAGATCGAGTCCGCTACCGGCATGGACTTTGATCGTTTTACCCGCTCCATGTTGCTGGCCCAGGGCGGCTTTGCCGCGTTCCTCCAAGCGGCACCGGATGATCGGGCTCCTATCCTGGAGCAGATAACGGGTACAGAGATCTACAGTCAGATATCCATCCGTGCCCATGAACGCCAGCGCGAAGAGAGGGAAAAACTGAACCTGCTTCAGGCTGAAACGGCAGGCATCGTGATTCTTGAGCCGGAGCAGGAACAAGAGATTGGGCAGGCACTCGAAGCAAAGCTGAAGGATGAGACAGACCTTGCCGCCAGGGCCGCTGAAATCGGGAAGGCCATAGCCTGGCTCACCACCATCTATGGGCTGAGGAAGGAAGTCGTCAACCTGGCCGATGAAGCGAGCAAGCTGCAGGGCGATATCGAGGCGTTCAAACCGGATCGTGAAAAGCTGGGCCGGGCTTTGAGTGCCGCCTCGCTGGACGGCGCATACGCAACGCTCACCGCCACCCGCAAACAGCAGGCGGATGACAGTGTAGGCTTGAAAGCCGAGGAAGAGGCGCTTCCTGGACTGGAATCCTCCGCCAAGGAACAGGCCGAGGTACTGAAATCAGCTGAGCAACAAACTGCTCGGGCCAAAGAAGAGCTGAAAGCGGCCGCGCCTACATTGCAGAAGGTTCGCTCACTTGATCAGAAACTTGCCGATCAGAAAAAAGCTGTATCGGAAGAGGATCAGGGCTGCAAGAAGGCTATGGCAAAAATTGATGCAGACAAAAAAGCCCGGCTCGAAGAGCAGGACAAACGATCCAAGGCTCATGCGACGCTGGATCTTGTGGACGGCTATCTCAAGGAGCATGCACAGGATGAATGGCTGATAAGTGGTCTGGCTGGCATTGAAGAACAGATCGGCGGCCTGCTCTCCAAACAAAATGAAATCGTTCAAAAAGACGCTGCGCAGGAAGCAGCCAATACGACTCTGGAAATGGCGACGAAGTCACTCGATGACTGTCAGAAGCAATCCGGCATTCGGAAGCAGAAACTGGAGGACGCCTTAAAACAGCTTCAGCAGGGTAAGGATGCTTTGAGCCAGTTGCTGGGAGACCGCTTGTTGCGGGAATACCGCACCGAGAAGGAAACCCTGCTGCGTGAAATCGCCTTCCTGACCAAAATTGCGGAGCTTGAAGATCACCGGGCAAAGCTGGAAGACGGCAAGCCCTGTCCGCTCTGCGGTGCAACCGAGCACCCATTTGCGGAAGGGAATGTCCCTGTTCCCGATGAAACCGAAAAGAAGATCGACGCCCTGACTAGGCTGATCAGCAAAGCCGAGGATCAGGAAGTCGCCATCAAGAAACTCGAAGAAGCTGAAAGCCTGGCCCGCAAAAACCTGACAGAGGCTGAAAAGCTGGAGTCAGCAGCGGCTAATGACAAGAAGGCTGCCGAGAAAGCCCTCGCCGAGGTGAAGGACGGCCTGGTGAAACTCCGTGCCGATTTTGCCGAACGCAGGCAGGCTGTTACTACAAAACTCCAGCCGCTAGGTATTGCGGACATCTCCGAAACGGACATTTCATCACTGATCGAAACTCTCAAGGCGCGGTTGAAGGCGTGGCAGGCCCAGGTCAAGAAAAAGGCGGACATCGAGAAACAGATTGCCGACATCGACAGCGAGGTGAAGCGGCTGGATGCGATTATCGAAACTCAAAGCACCGCCCTGGCCGAAAAGCTGGAGCGTCTTGAAACCTTAAAAAAGGAACTCGCCACCGGAAGTGATGAGCGCAATGCACTGTACGGCGACAAGAATCCCGATGATGAAGAACGTCGTTTCAACAAGGCAATTTCGGATGCCGAAGGTTCCGAAAAGCAGGTCAGAGAACGGCACAATGAGCTCCAACAACAATGGAATACCGCGAAGGCCCATGTCGAATCTCTGAAGAAACGCATCGACATACGAGAGCCTGAACTGAGAAGGCTGGAAACCGAATTCTCCGCAGCGCTCGTGCCCGTTGGTTTTTCAGATGAAGAACAATTTTTGGCGGCCAGGCTTTCCTCTGAACGGAAGGCTGAGCTGGCGGCTACGGCCAAGGATCTGGATGAGCGTCAAACAGATCTGAAAGCCAGACAGAAGGATCGGGAAACGCGCCTGGCCACGGAGGTGGCCCGCAAGCTTACAGACAAGTCGCTGGAAGAACTCGAGCCCCAATTCAAGGAGCAAGAGGAGACCCTGAAAGAGCTGCGTGACATCATTGCCGGTCTCAAGCACAAGTTGAGTGAAAATGCGGCTGCAAAAGAGCGGATAAAGGAAAAGCAGACAGCTATCGAAGCCCAGAAAAAAGAGTGCCGCAGGTGGGAAAACCTGCACGAATTGATCGGCTCGGCAGACGGCAAAAAGTACCGCAATTTTGCTCAGGGTCTGACCTTCGAAATGATGATTGGTCACGCCAACCGGCAATTGCAGAAAATGACCGACCGATACTTGCTGGCCCGTGACGATGCTCAGCCCTTGGAGCTCAACGTCGTCGACAACTATCAGGCCGGGGAGATTCGGTCCACGAAAAATCTTTCCGGCGGCGAGAGCTTCATCGTCAGCCTGTCCCTGGCGCTTGGGCTGTCCCATATGGCCAGCAAGAATGTCCGGGTGGATTCTCTGTTTCTGGATGAAGGCTTCGGCACCCTGGACGAGGAAGCCCTCGACACCGCCCTGGAAACCCTCGCGGGCTTGCAGCAGGACGGTAAACTGATTGGCGTCATTTCGCACGTGCCCGCCTTGAAGGAGCGGATCAGCACGCAGATCCAGGTAACGCCTCAAACCGGTGGCAGAAGCCAGATAGCCGGGCCTGGATGCGGCAGGTTGGGGGCTACAGAGCTGGCCGTAGAAGCAGGTTGA
- a CDS encoding exonuclease SbcCD subunit D C-terminal domain-containing protein encodes MRVLHTSDWHIGRTLYGRKRYEEFEAFLIWLAETIQQNEIDALLVAGDVFDTSAPSNRAQELYYRFLCRVAASSCRHVVVVAGNHDSPSFLNAPKELLKALDVHVVGNSTASPEDEVLVLCNEQDAPELIVCAVPYLRDRDIRVAEAGESAEDKERKLIEGIHTHYAAVAALAEQKREELGADIPIVGTGHLFTAGGQTVDGDGVRELYVGSLAHVTAGIFPAYFNYLALGHLHVPQKVNGSETIRYSGSPLPMGFGEAKQQKSVCQVEFHSTAASVQLIDVPIFQKLERVKGDWDGISNRILELSATDSQGWLEVIYDGTEVIGDLRERLEAAISGTQMEILRIKNNRIINRVLGQIHEEETLDDLNVNDVFERCLAVHDVPEEQRPELLRAYQETVSSLYEDDVQAE; translated from the coding sequence ATGAGAGTTCTCCATACATCCGACTGGCATATCGGCCGCACCCTTTACGGCAGAAAACGCTACGAGGAATTCGAGGCTTTTCTGATCTGGCTGGCGGAGACCATTCAGCAGAATGAAATTGATGCCTTGTTGGTGGCGGGTGATGTATTTGACACCAGCGCCCCGAGCAACCGCGCTCAGGAGCTCTATTACCGGTTCCTGTGCCGGGTGGCCGCCTCATCCTGTCGGCATGTTGTCGTCGTCGCGGGCAACCACGATTCCCCGTCCTTCCTCAATGCTCCCAAGGAGCTGCTCAAGGCCCTTGATGTCCACGTGGTCGGTAATAGCACCGCATCCCCGGAAGACGAAGTACTGGTGCTCTGTAATGAGCAGGACGCTCCGGAATTGATTGTCTGCGCCGTGCCCTACCTTCGCGACAGGGATATCCGCGTGGCGGAAGCGGGTGAGAGCGCCGAGGACAAGGAGCGGAAACTGATCGAAGGCATTCACACCCATTACGCCGCCGTCGCGGCTTTGGCTGAACAGAAGCGTGAAGAACTCGGGGCAGATATTCCCATCGTTGGCACGGGGCATCTGTTCACCGCAGGCGGACAAACCGTCGATGGTGATGGCGTGCGCGAACTCTATGTCGGCTCCTTGGCTCACGTGACTGCCGGGATTTTTCCTGCCTACTTCAACTATCTGGCGCTGGGGCACCTCCACGTCCCCCAAAAGGTGAACGGCTCCGAAACCATTCGGTACAGCGGCTCTCCTCTGCCCATGGGGTTCGGAGAGGCAAAACAGCAGAAGAGCGTTTGCCAGGTTGAGTTCCACAGCACGGCTGCATCCGTACAGCTGATCGATGTGCCAATTTTTCAAAAACTTGAGCGCGTCAAAGGAGACTGGGACGGCATCTCAAACCGCATTCTTGAATTGTCGGCGACGGACTCCCAAGGCTGGCTCGAAGTCATTTACGACGGTACTGAGGTTATCGGCGACCTGCGTGAACGCCTGGAGGCTGCGATTTCCGGCACCCAGATGGAAATTCTCCGCATAAAGAACAACCGCATCATCAACCGCGTGCTGGGACAAATCCATGAAGAGGAAACACTCGACGATTTGAACGTGAACGACGTGTTCGAACGATGCCTCGCCGTCCATGACGTGCCCGAAGAGCAGCGGCCAGAGCTGCTTCGGGCCTACCAGGAAACGGTCTCGTCTCTCTATGAAGACGATGTGCAGGCGGAATAG